One Thermus sp. CCB_US3_UF1 DNA window includes the following coding sequences:
- a CDS encoding copper chaperone PCu(A)C has protein sequence MRHLAVLAFLGLALAQPLAVPGWVRLVPPGVKDTAAYLTLENRGQVALRLVGAETPVAQRVSLHREHREHRGGHTVLGMRPLPHLDLPPGARVAFRPGGYHFMLEGLKRPLKAGEKVELVLKFADGTRLRVVLPVEMR, from the coding sequence GTGAGGCACCTCGCCGTCTTGGCCTTTTTAGGCCTGGCCCTGGCCCAGCCCCTCGCCGTTCCGGGCTGGGTGCGCCTGGTACCCCCGGGGGTGAAGGACACCGCCGCCTACCTGACCCTGGAGAACCGGGGCCAGGTTGCCTTGCGCCTGGTGGGGGCGGAAACCCCCGTGGCCCAGCGGGTCTCCCTGCACCGGGAACACCGGGAGCACCGGGGCGGGCACACGGTCTTGGGCATGCGCCCCCTGCCCCATCTGGACCTCCCCCCCGGGGCCAGGGTGGCCTTCCGGCCTGGGGGCTACCACTTCATGCTGGAGGGGCTAAAGCGCCCCCTTAAGGCGGGGGAAAAGGTGGAGCTCGTCCTTAAGTTTGCCGACGGCACCCGGCTTAGGGTGGTCTTGCCGGTGGAGATGCGATGA
- a CDS encoding SCO family protein, which yields MRRRIFPLLAVLLLVGLAYWLLPKGGHSFYGTRLLNPKPVDFTLQGPSGPVRLGEMGGRLVLLFFGFVHCPDVCPTTLIALKRAYERLSPEEQARVRVVFVSVDPDRDTPEVSDRYAKGFHPSFLGLSGSPEAVQEVARTFGVYYQKTQYRGPGEYLVDHTATTFVVQDGKLVLLFSPEKVEATDKVVADLRALF from the coding sequence ATGAGAAGAAGGATCTTCCCCCTGTTGGCGGTGCTTCTCCTGGTGGGCTTGGCCTACTGGCTTCTGCCCAAGGGCGGCCACAGCTTTTACGGCACCCGGCTCCTCAACCCCAAGCCGGTGGACTTCACCCTGCAGGGTCCTTCCGGGCCGGTGCGCTTGGGGGAGATGGGGGGCAGGCTTGTCCTCCTCTTCTTCGGCTTCGTGCACTGCCCCGATGTCTGCCCCACCACCCTTATCGCCCTCAAGCGGGCCTACGAGCGCCTTTCCCCGGAGGAACAGGCGCGGGTGCGGGTGGTCTTCGTCAGCGTGGACCCCGACCGGGATACCCCTGAGGTTTCGGACCGCTACGCCAAGGGGTTCCACCCCAGCTTCCTGGGGCTTTCGGGAAGCCCCGAGGCGGTGCAGGAGGTGGCCCGCACCTTTGGGGTTTACTACCAGAAGACCCAGTACCGGGGCCCAGGGGAGTACCTGGTGGACCACACCGCCACCACCTTCGTGGTCCAAGACGGCAAGCTGGTCCTCCTCTTTAGCCCAGAAAAGGTGGAGGCCACGGACAAGGTGGTGGCCGACCTGAGGGCCCTTTTCTAA
- a CDS encoding ZIP family metal transporter, giving the protein MDSPLLYALLGGVFTWGLTAVGAASVFLWQEPSRKLLDGLLGFAAGVMLAASVFSLLLPGMEIAQAQGMLPWVPAVVGFLLGGGLLRLLDRFLPHLHLGPGAQEEGLHTAWRRTTLLILAITLHNFPEGLAVGVAFGAAGLDPSGAATLGGAVALAMGIGLQNLPEGLAVAWPLRRAGIGAGRAWFYGQLSAIVEPLGAVLGALLVAEMQALLPYLMALAAGAMVFVIVEEVIPESQSEGNGDTSTFGVMVGFALMMALDVALG; this is encoded by the coding sequence ATGGACTCCCCCCTCCTCTACGCCCTGCTGGGGGGCGTCTTCACCTGGGGCCTCACCGCGGTGGGGGCGGCCAGCGTTTTCCTGTGGCAAGAGCCCAGCCGCAAGCTCCTGGACGGACTCCTGGGCTTCGCCGCCGGGGTGATGCTGGCGGCTAGTGTCTTCTCCCTCCTCCTCCCGGGCATGGAGATCGCCCAGGCCCAAGGGATGCTCCCCTGGGTGCCGGCGGTGGTAGGCTTCCTCCTGGGCGGGGGGCTTTTGCGCCTTCTGGACCGCTTTTTGCCCCACCTCCACCTGGGGCCAGGGGCCCAGGAGGAAGGCCTGCACACCGCCTGGCGGCGCACCACCCTCCTCATCCTGGCCATCACCCTGCACAACTTCCCCGAGGGGCTGGCGGTGGGGGTGGCCTTTGGGGCCGCGGGCCTAGATCCCAGCGGGGCGGCCACCTTGGGGGGGGCGGTGGCCCTGGCGATGGGCATCGGCCTACAGAACCTTCCCGAAGGCCTGGCCGTGGCCTGGCCCCTGCGGCGGGCGGGCATCGGCGCGGGGCGGGCCTGGTTTTACGGCCAGCTTTCCGCCATCGTGGAACCCTTGGGGGCGGTGCTGGGCGCCCTGTTGGTGGCGGAGATGCAGGCCCTCCTGCCCTACCTCATGGCCCTGGCCGCGGGGGCCATGGTCTTCGTGATCGTGGAGGAGGTCATCCCGGAAAGCCAATCCGAGGGCAACGGGGACACCTCCACCTTTGGCGTCATGGTGGGCTTTGCCCTCATGATGGCCCTGGACGTGGCCCTAGGCTAA
- the prfA gene encoding peptide chain release factor 1 has product MLDKLARLEEEYRELEGLLADPEVLKDPRRYQALSRRYAEMGEIIALIREYRKVLQDLDGLEDLLDDPELKEVAKGEREALLARKEELERDLERHLLPKDPMDERDAIVEIRAGTGGEEAALFARDLLEMYLRFAEEMGFETEILDSNPTDLGGFSKVVFEVRGPGGYGTFKYESGVHRVQRVPATETQGRIHTSTATVAVLPKAEEADFQLNMDEIRIDVMRASGPGGQGVNTTDSAVRVVHLPTGIMVTCQDSRSQIKNREKALMILRSRLLEMKRAEEAERLRQTRLAQIGTGERSEKIRTYNFPQSRVTDHRIGFTTHDLEGVLSGRLQPLLEALKRADQERQLEAMTEA; this is encoded by the coding sequence ATGCTGGATAAGCTTGCGCGCCTAGAAGAAGAGTACCGGGAGCTGGAAGGCCTCCTGGCTGACCCCGAGGTCCTCAAGGACCCAAGGCGCTACCAGGCCCTTTCCCGGCGCTACGCCGAGATGGGGGAGATCATCGCCCTCATCCGCGAGTACCGTAAGGTCCTCCAGGACCTCGATGGCCTGGAAGACCTCCTGGACGACCCCGAACTCAAGGAGGTGGCCAAGGGGGAACGGGAAGCCCTCCTGGCCCGCAAGGAGGAGCTGGAGAGGGATTTGGAGCGCCACCTCCTGCCCAAGGACCCCATGGACGAGCGGGACGCCATCGTGGAGATCCGCGCCGGCACCGGCGGGGAGGAAGCGGCCCTTTTCGCCCGCGACCTCCTGGAGATGTACCTGCGCTTCGCCGAGGAGATGGGCTTTGAAACGGAGATCCTGGACTCCAACCCCACGGACCTGGGCGGGTTTTCCAAGGTGGTCTTTGAGGTGCGGGGCCCAGGGGGCTATGGCACCTTCAAGTACGAAAGCGGGGTCCACCGGGTGCAGCGGGTGCCGGCCACGGAGACCCAGGGGCGGATCCATACCTCCACGGCCACGGTGGCCGTGCTGCCCAAGGCCGAGGAGGCCGACTTCCAGCTCAACATGGACGAGATCCGCATTGACGTCATGCGGGCTTCCGGGCCTGGGGGCCAGGGGGTAAACACCACGGACAGCGCGGTGCGGGTGGTCCACCTGCCCACGGGGATCATGGTCACCTGCCAGGACTCCCGCAGCCAGATCAAGAACCGGGAGAAGGCCCTCATGATCCTGCGCAGCCGCCTTCTGGAGATGAAGCGGGCGGAGGAGGCGGAACGGCTCAGGCAGACCCGCCTGGCCCAGATCGGTACCGGGGAGCGCTCGGAGAAGATCCGCACCTACAACTTCCCCCAGTCCCGGGTGACCGACCACCGCATTGGCTTCACCACCCACGACCTGGAAGGGGTGCTCTCGGGCCGCCTCCAGCCCCTCCTGGAGGCCCTGAAGCGGGCCGACCAGGAGCGCCAGCTGGAGGCCATGACGGAAGCGTGA
- a CDS encoding NUDIX hydrolase has translation MRREILVVAAILLDRQGRVLLVGNDWGRRGQVRYTLPGGTVEPGETVLDALVREVREETGLRVRGIEHLAYVIQVEDRRKNERTLAMAFRASYEGLLNPRDPDGHIVEARFFTPEEVAARLSGHRPLQEPLLDYLSGERGRFYAYPGWGQPGVRV, from the coding sequence ATGCGCCGCGAGATCCTGGTGGTGGCGGCCATCCTTCTGGACCGCCAGGGGCGGGTCCTCCTGGTGGGCAACGACTGGGGGCGGCGGGGCCAGGTGCGCTACACCCTGCCCGGGGGGACGGTGGAGCCGGGGGAGACCGTGCTGGACGCCCTGGTGCGGGAGGTGCGGGAGGAGACGGGCTTGCGGGTGAGGGGCATTGAGCACCTGGCCTACGTGATCCAGGTGGAGGACCGCCGCAAGAACGAGCGCACCCTGGCCATGGCCTTCCGGGCCAGCTACGAGGGGCTTCTCAACCCCCGGGATCCCGACGGCCACATCGTGGAGGCCCGCTTCTTCACCCCCGAGGAGGTGGCGGCCAGGCTCTCCGGCCACCGCCCCCTGCAGGAACCCCTGTTGGACTACCTTTCCGGGGAGCGGGGGCGGTTTTACGCCTACCCGGGCTGGGGCCAGCCGGGGGTGCGGGTCTAA
- a CDS encoding glucodextranase DOMON-like domain-containing protein: protein MKLHGILIGLMMAPLALAQPLRVAILWHQHQPPYENPVTGQYEEPWVRAHGVNDYPWMAEVLKEFPEIKVTFDYTSTLLKQIGDYLSGKAKDAYWRVSEKPLSALSQEERAFIVARFFDLNPRFVEKSPRYRELQAKKARGEAFSDADLQDLRVLWNLYWINIDYIERDPGLRALYRKDRGFTQEDVNYVLKKHLELMATILPLHRELWRKGQIDLITTPYYHPILPILLDKEAIRESNPALSLPKEPIAWPEDAAWQVRAGREYFKALFGQEPKGMWPPEGAVSQKAAELYAQEGIGFLVTDEAILGKSGFPVNPATLTRIYHVEKDGKRVRLFFRHRDLSDRIGFSYSGMPAERAVEDFIGTLLEIRRQVIGQNPNAVLTIALDGENAWENYPNNGNEFRRLLYRRLAEEERKGTLKTVLFSELLSEPSLPIARLGTGGWAGDFAMWAGEPEENEAWDRLARARQAVLDFQAQGGDPKAVEKALGLIYQAQASDWFWWYGQDTGFPNNPPFDEAFRAILQAVYGTIGQKPPEALFIAVRPPVQPQGTPGRVKPTLDGQAGPEEWRGAAYLPDLEGTTMQTQDDLIRGVYLGFDEQHVYLRVDLKEGVRAKDLLGQGYRLHLYATTPKEEGGAAFPEGAEVPLGFPLQQRVTLDLDGVREGQATLVRFAYREGAWVLASSPADLAGRRAWVDQVVEMRIPYTTLRAEAGDTLRLALVLEKGGRVLDTAPNGSPLALSLPQRLAGKEVLRLRDPEGDEHGPGTYTYPKEGAFAPYKGLFDLLEMRVLDSGATWTLVFTFGEMTNPWGAPAGFSHQLLNVYLDFKEGGRTDTFAKGAKVAFDPAHPWDLFLKAAGWPQYGQRVGFPDGTDTADGVVVGSNPADKQVILQLDKKYFNPTPGQRVCLYVLVGSQDGYGPDHFRPVGKEAGPWNLGGAQNEDAPLVVDYLWPEKGTQEAMLSPYGGGKLAVLKPYCLNWPAP, encoded by the coding sequence ATGAAGCTACACGGGATCCTGATCGGCCTGATGATGGCGCCCCTCGCCCTGGCCCAGCCCCTGCGGGTGGCCATCCTGTGGCACCAACACCAGCCCCCCTACGAGAACCCCGTCACCGGGCAGTACGAGGAGCCCTGGGTGCGGGCCCACGGGGTAAACGACTACCCCTGGATGGCGGAGGTGCTGAAGGAGTTTCCCGAGATCAAGGTCACCTTTGACTACACCTCCACCCTTTTGAAGCAGATCGGGGACTACCTCTCCGGCAAGGCCAAGGACGCCTATTGGCGGGTCTCGGAAAAACCCCTTTCCGCCCTAAGCCAAGAGGAGCGGGCCTTTATCGTGGCCCGGTTCTTTGACCTCAACCCCCGCTTCGTGGAAAAAAGCCCCCGCTACCGCGAGCTCCAGGCCAAGAAGGCACGGGGCGAAGCCTTCTCCGATGCGGATCTGCAGGACCTCAGGGTTCTTTGGAACCTATACTGGATCAATATTGACTACATTGAGCGGGATCCCGGCCTCCGGGCCCTGTACCGCAAGGACCGGGGCTTCACCCAGGAGGACGTGAACTATGTGCTGAAAAAACACCTGGAGCTGATGGCCACCATCCTGCCCCTACACCGGGAGCTTTGGCGCAAGGGGCAGATTGACCTCATCACCACCCCCTACTACCACCCCATCCTGCCCATCCTGCTGGACAAGGAGGCCATCCGCGAGTCCAACCCCGCCCTGAGCCTACCCAAGGAGCCCATCGCCTGGCCTGAGGATGCCGCCTGGCAGGTGCGGGCTGGCCGGGAGTACTTCAAGGCCCTCTTCGGCCAGGAACCCAAGGGCATGTGGCCCCCCGAAGGGGCGGTGAGCCAAAAGGCCGCTGAGCTCTACGCCCAGGAGGGCATCGGCTTTCTGGTCACCGACGAGGCCATCCTGGGCAAAAGCGGCTTCCCCGTCAACCCCGCCACCCTCACCCGCATCTACCACGTGGAGAAGGACGGCAAGCGGGTACGCCTCTTCTTCCGCCACCGGGACCTTTCCGACCGCATCGGCTTTAGCTATAGCGGCATGCCCGCGGAACGGGCGGTGGAAGACTTCATCGGCACCTTGCTGGAAATCCGCCGCCAGGTGATCGGCCAAAACCCCAACGCCGTCCTCACCATCGCCTTGGATGGGGAAAACGCCTGGGAGAACTACCCCAATAACGGCAACGAGTTCCGCCGCCTCCTCTACCGGCGCCTTGCCGAGGAAGAGCGGAAGGGGACGCTCAAGACCGTGCTCTTTTCCGAACTCCTCTCCGAGCCCTCCCTCCCCATCGCCAGGCTGGGCACCGGGGGCTGGGCAGGGGATTTCGCCATGTGGGCGGGGGAGCCGGAGGAAAACGAGGCCTGGGACCGGCTGGCCCGGGCCCGGCAGGCGGTCTTGGACTTCCAGGCCCAGGGCGGGGACCCCAAGGCGGTGGAGAAGGCCTTGGGCCTCATCTACCAGGCCCAAGCCTCCGACTGGTTCTGGTGGTATGGCCAGGACACCGGCTTCCCCAACAACCCCCCCTTTGACGAGGCCTTCCGGGCCATCCTGCAAGCGGTCTACGGGACCATAGGGCAGAAGCCCCCGGAAGCCCTCTTCATCGCCGTGCGCCCCCCGGTCCAACCCCAGGGGACCCCTGGCCGGGTCAAGCCCACCCTGGACGGCCAAGCGGGCCCCGAGGAATGGCGGGGAGCCGCCTACCTCCCCGACCTCGAGGGCACCACCATGCAGACCCAGGACGACCTCATCCGGGGGGTGTACCTGGGCTTTGACGAGCAGCACGTCTACCTGCGGGTGGACCTAAAGGAAGGGGTGAGGGCCAAGGACCTCCTGGGCCAGGGGTACCGCCTGCACCTTTACGCCACCACCCCCAAGGAGGAGGGCGGGGCCGCCTTCCCCGAAGGGGCGGAGGTACCCCTAGGCTTCCCCTTACAGCAGCGGGTCACCCTGGACCTGGACGGGGTGCGGGAGGGGCAGGCCACCCTGGTGCGCTTCGCCTACCGGGAGGGGGCTTGGGTCCTGGCCAGCTCCCCCGCGGACCTGGCGGGCAGGCGGGCCTGGGTGGACCAGGTGGTGGAGATGCGCATCCCCTACACCACCCTAAGGGCAGAGGCCGGGGATACCTTGCGCCTGGCCCTGGTCCTGGAGAAGGGGGGCAGGGTGCTGGACACCGCCCCCAACGGAAGCCCCCTGGCCCTCAGCCTGCCCCAGCGCCTAGCGGGGAAGGAGGTGCTCCGCCTGAGGGACCCCGAGGGGGACGAGCACGGCCCCGGCACCTACACCTACCCCAAGGAGGGTGCCTTCGCCCCCTATAAGGGCCTCTTCGACCTCCTGGAGATGCGGGTCCTGGACAGCGGGGCCACCTGGACCTTGGTCTTCACCTTCGGGGAGATGACCAACCCCTGGGGAGCCCCGGCGGGCTTCAGCCACCAGCTCCTCAACGTCTACCTGGACTTCAAGGAGGGGGGGAGGACGGACACCTTCGCCAAGGGGGCCAAGGTGGCCTTTGACCCCGCCCACCCCTGGGACCTCTTCCTCAAGGCCGCGGGCTGGCCCCAGTACGGCCAGCGGGTGGGCTTCCCTGACGGCACCGACACCGCGGATGGCGTGGTGGTGGGGAGCAACCCCGCGGACAAGCAGGTGATCCTGCAGCTGGACAAAAAATACTTCAACCCCACCCCGGGGCAGCGGGTCTGCCTCTACGTCCTGGTGGGCAGCCAGGACGGTTACGGCCCTGACCACTTCCGGCCCGTGGGCAAGGAGGCCGGCCCCTGGAACCTGGGCGGGGCGCAAAACGAGGATGCCCCCCTGGTGGTGGACTACCTTTGGCCGGAAAAGGGGACCCAGGAGGCCATGCTCTCCCCGTACGGGGGCGGGAAGCTGGCGGTCCTGAAGCCCTACTGCCTGAACTGGCCCGCACCCTAG